The Catharus ustulatus isolate bCatUst1 chromosome 13, bCatUst1.pri.v2, whole genome shotgun sequence genome includes a window with the following:
- the HESX1 gene encoding homeobox expressed in ES cells 1, translating into MLAEGEGMAGPSLCAATTAASPDLHKVPGFGESKTTQCSFSIESILGLEQKKDGIPAGKPHRPWMDACTSLVLGDDSNPHLQIPVVCYENPLFHGRSDPVQEEKVLKCEKYFSVTERLSFKRELSWYRGRRPRTAFTRNQIEVLENVFKMNSYPGIDIREELARKLDLDEDRIQIWFQNRRAKLKRSHRESQFLMVKNTFTSNLLE; encoded by the exons ATGCTGGCTGAGGGGGAAGGCATGGCTGGCCCCTCGCTGTGTGCTGCCACCACAGCGGCCTCTCCGGATCTGCACAAGGTGCCCGGCTTTGGAGAGAGTAAAACCACTCAGTGCTCGTTTTCAATCGAGAGTATATTGGGACTGGAGCAGAAAAAAGATGGcattccagctgggaaaccTCACAGACCCTGGATGGATGCATGCACCAGCTTGG TTTTAGGTGATGACAGTAATCCCCATCTGCAAATCCCTGTTGTTTGCTATGAAAATCCATTATTTCATGGTAGAAGTGATCCAGTGCAAGAGGAAAAAgttttgaaatgtgaaaaatatttttcagtcacGGAAAGGCTGTCTTTCAAACGAGAATTGAGCTGGTACAGGGGTAGAAGACCAAGAACTGCATTCACTAGGAACCAG ATTGAAGtcttggaaaatgtttttaaaatgaactcCTACCCCGGCATTGATATTAGAGAAGAGTTAGCTCGCAAATTAGATTTAGATGAAGACAGGATCCag ATCTGGTTCCAGAACCGTCGTGCAAAGCTGAAAAGATCACACAGAGAATCTCAGTTTCTAATGGTGAAAAATACTTTCACCTCCAACCTGCTAGAGTAG